A genomic region of bacterium contains the following coding sequences:
- a CDS encoding type II toxin-antitoxin system RelE/ParE family toxin → MSSVSLWQIFIPLNSYENLSKHLEEGIFELRVNFENRISRSFYFYEYEKQIIFTHGVIKKEQKVPQSEIEKAKSIRKLWRGAK, encoded by the coding sequence GTGTCCTCTGTGTCTCTGTGGCAAATCTTCATACCTCTGAATAGTTACGAAAATTTATCCAAACATCTGGAAGAAGGTATATTTGAACTCAGGGTTAATTTTGAAAATAGAATTTCGAGGAGTTTTTATTTCTATGAATATGAGAAACAGATTATTTTTACGCATGGTGTCATAAAAAAGGAACAAAAAGTCCCGCAAAGTGAGATTGAGAAAGCGAAATCTATCAGAAAATTATGGAGAGGTGCAAAATGA
- a CDS encoding 4Fe-4S single cluster domain-containing protein: MNKDITIRIHSRLAKSYANGPGCRAVIWFQGCPFRCRDCYNQNIQPFDGGIEISVTELLRWLESIKDISGLTLSGGEPTEQMTGLLVFLYEIRKTTNLSILIFSGRTLEQVLSMPGGKEMLSLADVLIDALYEPQLSNPAGIWPSSSNQTIHFLTGRYSEEDFQGLPECEAIIDKNGDVIITGNFGDT; the protein is encoded by the coding sequence GTGAATAAAGATATTACTATTAGAATTCATAGTCGTCTGGCTAAAAGTTACGCCAATGGTCCTGGGTGTAGGGCTGTCATCTGGTTTCAGGGATGTCCCTTTCGCTGTAGAGATTGCTATAACCAGAATATCCAACCTTTCGACGGCGGAATCGAAATAAGTGTAACTGAACTTCTTAGATGGCTTGAATCAATTAAAGACATATCAGGACTTACTCTAAGCGGTGGTGAGCCAACAGAACAGATGACCGGACTGCTCGTCTTTCTCTATGAAATAAGAAAGACGACTAATCTCTCTATATTGATATTTTCTGGACGCACCCTGGAGCAAGTTTTATCAATGCCGGGTGGCAAGGAGATGCTCTCACTTGCAGATGTCCTTATTGACGCTCTTTATGAGCCCCAATTATCTAATCCCGCCGGCATCTGGCCATCGTCTTCAAATCAAACGATTCACTTCCTGACGGGGCGTTACTCGGAAGAAGACTTTCAGGGACTGCCGGAATGCGAGGCTATTATTGACAAAAATGGCGATGTCATAATTACTGGGAATTTCGGGGACACATAG
- a CDS encoding DUF2997 domain-containing protein — translation MEIEELEIFIRPDGEVIFEVRGIKGKRCCKITEEIEREMGSEIIERKETAEMHEEPVSEELEHKLSDRGV, via the coding sequence ATGGAAATAGAAGAGCTTGAAATTTTTATAAGACCTGATGGGGAGGTAATCTTTGAGGTGCGTGGGATAAAAGGGAAGAGATGTTGTAAGATTACTGAGGAAATTGAGCGTGAGATGGGGAGCGAAATTATAGAAAGGAAAGAAACAGCAGAGATGCATGAAGAGCCGGTTTCCGAAGAATTAGAACATAAACTCTCAGATAGGGGGGTATAA
- the purH gene encoding bifunctional phosphoribosylaminoimidazolecarboxamide formyltransferase/IMP cyclohydrolase — MIKVKRALISVADKQGLLNLANYLVQINVEIISTGGTSKTLQEAGIPVIPVSAITNFPEMLDGRIKTLHPNIHAGILAQRTSEHLKQLEEHNITPIDLVIINLYPFAKTIAKPDGTLEEAIENIDIGGPTMIRAAAKNYNYVGVITSPERYEAVLMELKKNDGCLSLELSYKLACEAFAHTAQYDAIIHQYLEKDLFPQTLNLTYQKAQSLRYGENPHQQAAFYRNPQNTIPGVSNAKQLHGKELSYNNLLDLDSALELVKEFEEDFACVIVKHNNPCGVAVTDNQLTAYQLAYETDSTSAFGGIISFNQDVEKDTAEELVKTFIEAIIAPGFTKEALEVLKTKKDLRLLEVTPWQRNPSYPLHLRSVVGGLLIQESDVHKITAQDFKVVSRRQPTPQEIKAMLFGWKVVKHIKSNAIVLCKGDRTLSIGAGQMSRVDSVKIAINKAGSDAFGSIMASDAFFPFRDGIDLADRAGVRAVIQPGGSIRDEEIIKAIDEYGMAMVFTGVRHFRH; from the coding sequence ATGATTAAGGTTAAACGAGCATTAATTAGTGTTGCAGATAAACAAGGATTACTTAATCTGGCAAATTACCTGGTCCAGATAAATGTTGAGATTATTTCTACAGGTGGCACTTCTAAAACCCTGCAAGAGGCAGGAATACCTGTTATTCCTGTTTCAGCAATAACTAATTTCCCGGAGATGTTAGATGGAAGGATAAAAACATTACATCCTAATATCCATGCAGGAATTTTAGCTCAACGCACATCAGAACATCTTAAACAACTTGAAGAACATAATATTACACCAATCGACTTAGTTATTATTAATCTTTATCCCTTTGCCAAAACCATTGCTAAACCCGATGGGACATTAGAAGAAGCCATTGAAAATATTGATATTGGCGGTCCAACGATGATTCGTGCCGCGGCTAAAAATTATAATTATGTCGGCGTAATCACCTCTCCTGAAAGATATGAAGCTGTCCTTATGGAACTCAAGAAAAATGATGGTTGTTTATCATTAGAATTAAGTTATAAATTAGCCTGTGAGGCATTTGCTCACACCGCTCAATATGATGCCATTATTCATCAATATTTAGAAAAAGATTTATTCCCGCAAACCTTAAATTTAACTTATCAAAAGGCACAATCCTTAAGATATGGTGAAAATCCTCATCAGCAAGCCGCATTCTATAGAAATCCACAAAACACTATCCCGGGAGTCAGTAATGCAAAACAACTGCACGGCAAAGAACTCTCTTACAATAATCTTTTAGACCTTGATTCGGCATTAGAATTGGTCAAGGAATTTGAAGAAGATTTTGCCTGTGTTATCGTCAAACATAATAATCCTTGTGGAGTAGCGGTAACAGATAATCAACTCACGGCATATCAACTTGCTTATGAAACAGATTCAACATCTGCTTTTGGGGGAATAATTAGTTTTAATCAGGATGTAGAAAAAGATACCGCAGAAGAATTGGTTAAAACATTTATTGAGGCAATTATTGCCCCTGGATTTACGAAAGAGGCACTTGAAGTCCTTAAAACAAAAAAGGACTTGAGGCTTTTGGAAGTAACTCCCTGGCAAAGAAATCCCTCGTATCCACTTCACTTAAGAAGCGTTGTTGGTGGATTACTTATCCAGGAGTCTGATGTCCACAAAATCACAGCTCAAGACTTTAAAGTAGTCAGTAGACGACAACCTACACCACAAGAAATAAAGGCAATGCTTTTTGGTTGGAAGGTAGTAAAGCATATCAAATCTAATGCTATCGTTTTATGCAAAGGAGATAGAACTCTGAGTATAGGTGCAGGTCAAATGTCAAGAGTAGATTCGGTGAAAATTGCTATTAATAAAGCAGGAAGTGACGCCTTTGGAAGTATTATGGCTTCAGATGCCTTTTTTCCTTTTAGAGATGGAATTGACCTGGCTGATAGAGCGGGTGTTAGAGCCGTAATTCAACCCGGCGGCTCCATTAGAGACGAAGAAATAATCAAGGCAATAGATGAATATGGTATGGCAATGGTATTTACTGGGGTGAGACATTTTAGACATTAG
- the mtnA gene encoding S-methyl-5-thioribose-1-phosphate isomerase, whose protein sequence is MLIFVVMIVETIKWEDDKLKIIDQTKLPEQLVYLECTTVDEVAEAIKKLRVRGAPVIGVAAAYGVVLGVDRIEQTIKLLESTRPTAVNLFWALQRMAKCAKNHKGSELKEALLKEAKSIHKDDREKCRQMGEYGASLIKNGDTILTHCNAGALATGGIGTALAAIYTAQKQGKKIKVFADETRPLLQGARLTTWELMQAGIDVTLICDNMAAMVMKQGKINLVIVGADRIVQNGDTANKIGTYGVAVLAREHNIPFYVVAPTSTIDLSLEDGSQIPIEEREADEITYGFGKRTAPEGINVYSPAFDVTPNKFIKAIITEKGIAYQPFIQTLNVTIHRRDAQTHRKN, encoded by the coding sequence ATGTTAATATTTGTGGTTATGATAGTTGAAACGATTAAATGGGAAGATGATAAATTAAAGATTATAGACCAGACGAAATTGCCAGAGCAACTGGTTTATTTAGAATGTACCACTGTGGATGAAGTCGCCGAGGCAATAAAAAAATTACGGGTCCGAGGAGCACCAGTTATTGGTGTTGCCGCGGCTTATGGCGTTGTCCTGGGTGTAGATAGAATAGAACAGACGATTAAACTTCTGGAGAGCACTCGACCAACGGCAGTTAATTTATTCTGGGCATTACAAAGGATGGCGAAATGTGCGAAAAATCATAAAGGCTCAGAATTAAAAGAGGCGTTATTAAAAGAGGCTAAATCAATTCATAAGGATGATAGAGAGAAATGCCGCCAGATGGGTGAATATGGTGCCTCATTAATAAAAAATGGTGATACGATTCTTACTCATTGTAATGCTGGGGCATTAGCCACCGGTGGCATAGGAACGGCACTTGCGGCTATATACACTGCCCAAAAACAAGGTAAGAAAATCAAGGTGTTTGCAGATGAAACAAGACCTTTATTACAAGGTGCACGATTAACTACATGGGAATTAATGCAAGCAGGAATTGATGTAACATTAATCTGTGATAATATGGCCGCAATGGTAATGAAACAAGGGAAAATCAATCTCGTTATCGTTGGTGCGGATAGAATCGTCCAAAATGGCGATACAGCTAATAAAATTGGTACCTATGGCGTGGCGGTATTAGCCCGAGAACATAATATTCCTTTTTATGTTGTTGCGCCTACATCTACAATTGACTTGTCATTAGAAGATGGCTCACAAATTCCCATAGAAGAAAGAGAAGCAGACGAAATTACTTATGGATTTGGTAAAAGAACTGCACCTGAGGGAATAAATGTTTATTCACCCGCATTTGATGTTACCCCGAATAAATTTATTAAAGCAATTATTACGGAAAAAGGTATTGCCTACCAACCCTTTATTCAAACTTTAAACGTAACTATTCACCGCAGAGACGCACAGACACACAGAAAAAATTAA
- a CDS encoding CARDB domain-containing protein: MKKLSIMGVLVSIFVAVTFSLCYAEGRVRGIGVYFTPERAPVGDNIRISIKFAVTGEPIVNNMGVVVRQTSPRYVGPPPPVIIVSGPFNPGEHIVDVYRYTVPTSPPARICFDIEIPGGKFRDVCLKRGRGREGWWMTVEGRGRWVETVPTPRPAPVPSAEKPDLRIVGDLVDKVLTIQNIGRAPTPARVDIEVVRECFVEGRWVPSPEWLSMGLGKRTLLAGESTKLRLGTLLGQCPSGSTKVRVVVDPRNQIAEMDENNNVVEASSLADLRIIAFTCDLNNHSYALQCMISNTGVGDAGPFGWEISVFRDGGWRSFEGGRIARLNARRRTSIFRSSLQMRSAVQVGDRLRLRIDPLNEVPETNESAEDNSRETIVVRR; the protein is encoded by the coding sequence ATGAAAAAATTATCTATTATGGGTGTATTGGTAAGCATCTTTGTAGCTGTAACATTTTCTTTATGTTACGCAGAAGGAAGAGTGAGGGGTATAGGCGTTTATTTTACGCCAGAGAGGGCACCGGTTGGAGACAACATAAGAATTAGTATAAAGTTTGCTGTAACAGGGGAACCAATAGTGAATAATATGGGAGTGGTCGTAAGACAAACATCCCCTCGATATGTGGGTCCTCCACCTCCAGTAATAATAGTGTCAGGCCCATTTAATCCAGGAGAGCATATAGTTGATGTATATAGATATACTGTTCCCACTTCTCCTCCAGCAAGGATATGCTTCGATATAGAAATACCGGGTGGAAAGTTTAGGGATGTGTGCTTAAAACGTGGAAGAGGAAGGGAAGGATGGTGGATGACTGTTGAAGGTAGGGGACGTTGGGTAGAGACTGTTCCTACTCCTCGACCGGCTCCGGTTCCTTCTGCAGAGAAACCAGACCTGAGAATAGTAGGAGATTTAGTTGATAAAGTATTAACAATTCAGAATATTGGAAGGGCGCCAACTCCGGCGAGAGTTGATATTGAGGTAGTTAGAGAATGTTTTGTAGAAGGAAGATGGGTGCCTTCACCTGAGTGGTTATCAATGGGACTGGGTAAACGGACTTTACTTGCTGGAGAGTCTACAAAGTTAAGGTTAGGAACTTTATTGGGGCAATGCCCTTCAGGCAGTACAAAAGTGCGAGTAGTTGTTGACCCAAGAAATCAGATTGCTGAAATGGATGAAAATAACAATGTGGTGGAGGCAAGTTCGCTGGCTGATTTGAGGATAATTGCCTTTACATGTGATTTGAATAACCACTCGTATGCATTACAGTGTATGATATCTAACACAGGCGTTGGAGATGCAGGTCCATTTGGTTGGGAAATAAGCGTCTTCAGAGATGGCGGATGGAGAAGCTTTGAGGGAGGAAGGATAGCGAGGTTAAATGCTAGAAGAAGAACAAGCATATTCAGAAGTTCACTCCAAATGCGAAGCGCCGTACAAGTAGGAGATCGGCTTCGACTGAGAATAGATCCACTTAACGAAGTTCCTGAGACCAACGAGAGTGCCGAGGATAACTCTAGGGAAACAATTGTAGTGCGACGGTAG
- a CDS encoding Hsp70 family protein, with protein sequence MSALYGKMAIDFGTSNTVVAFWNEAERDVVLQHIPEASLPFCFSLEGRDSEIPYVPSVICYQDKNTRFIGNRVIEKSLERSQGTFRWMKAYIQEKKMMRYNLSDGTSVDYFTAAQDFLDYLILYAVQSSHVDISSCEIPFTVPIEHFEYYTNWLSDACQKIGIKRYRFIDEATSTIFGYDANLKAGDIFFIFDFGGGTLDCSIVKMEDRVEGGRGCRVIGKAGCYIGGRTIDGWLYKDLLKKAKIDYLGAKKASWNIMFKVEKIKEWLSTNATSSYNIEHGGVTLKGEYHLEEFERLLEENGFYADIEKTIKKAVERARDNGITPDDVKQVLLVGGSSLIPSVKRKVSETFGNRLRAYRPYDAVARGACIYLTEGAESLYDYIQHDYAIRSVDPATRKAIFIPLISAGTHYPTKPDFKKIPLEGIKENQRFFGIDIYELSDKDINATGRGGLVQNHNGEWVFEYDSVRRESGVEFWMNEKKPTFIEATPPANKGEKRFSVTFMVDSNKMLLVTVYDEKTKKPLYDRYPVVKLK encoded by the coding sequence ATGTCGGCACTTTACGGTAAAATGGCAATTGATTTTGGGACATCAAACACGGTAGTTGCCTTCTGGAACGAGGCGGAAAGAGATGTGGTTCTCCAGCATATTCCCGAAGCATCATTGCCGTTTTGTTTCAGTCTCGAAGGAAGGGATTCTGAAATCCCTTATGTCCCTTCAGTTATCTGCTATCAGGATAAAAATACCAGATTTATAGGGAATCGGGTAATAGAGAAGTCTCTGGAAAGAAGTCAGGGGACATTCCGCTGGATGAAAGCATATATTCAAGAGAAGAAAATGATGAGATACAACCTTTCTGACGGAACTTCTGTGGATTATTTTACAGCGGCACAGGATTTTTTAGATTACCTCATTCTTTATGCGGTCCAGTCAAGCCATGTGGACATTTCTTCCTGTGAGATACCATTTACAGTGCCAATTGAGCATTTTGAATATTATACCAACTGGCTTTCCGATGCCTGCCAGAAGATAGGAATAAAGAGGTATAGATTCATAGACGAGGCAACCTCAACAATATTTGGTTACGATGCTAATTTAAAAGCAGGAGATATCTTTTTTATATTTGATTTTGGAGGAGGCACCCTTGATTGCTCAATAGTGAAGATGGAAGATAGAGTGGAAGGAGGACGCGGGTGCAGGGTCATCGGAAAGGCAGGATGTTACATAGGAGGACGCACCATAGACGGTTGGCTATATAAAGATTTGCTCAAGAAGGCTAAAATAGATTATCTTGGCGCAAAAAAGGCAAGCTGGAATATTATGTTTAAAGTCGAAAAGATAAAAGAATGGCTGAGCACTAATGCAACTTCTTCATACAATATCGAACACGGAGGGGTTACCCTTAAAGGCGAGTATCACCTGGAGGAGTTTGAGAGGCTTCTTGAAGAGAATGGGTTTTACGCTGATATAGAGAAGACAATTAAGAAGGCAGTAGAGAGGGCAAGGGATAACGGGATTACCCCAGATGATGTCAAACAAGTCTTGCTTGTTGGGGGTTCCAGCCTCATCCCAAGTGTGAAGAGAAAGGTTTCCGAGACCTTTGGCAATAGACTGCGAGCATACAGGCCTTATGATGCAGTTGCAAGGGGGGCCTGCATCTATCTTACTGAAGGGGCAGAATCCCTTTATGACTATATTCAGCATGACTATGCCATAAGAAGTGTTGACCCCGCTACCAGAAAAGCCATATTTATTCCCCTCATCTCTGCAGGCACGCATTACCCTACTAAACCAGACTTTAAAAAGATACCACTGGAGGGTATTAAAGAGAATCAGAGGTTTTTTGGAATAGATATCTATGAGCTTTCCGATAAGGATATCAATGCTACAGGCAGGGGAGGACTTGTGCAAAACCACAATGGCGAATGGGTCTTTGAATATGACTCTGTTAGAAGGGAAAGCGGGGTAGAGTTCTGGATGAATGAGAAGAAGCCTACATTCATCGAGGCAACCCCACCTGCTAACAAAGGGGAGAAAAGATTTTCTGTAACATTTATGGTAGATAGCAATAAGATGCTTCTTGTAACAGTCTATGATGAAAAGACAAAAAAACCCCTTTATGACCGTTATCCGGTGGTAAAACTCAAATGA
- a CDS encoding clostripain-related cysteine peptidase produces the protein MLKRISIFLGVVILSGFIGIANLEAQDYGIDISTNQSGYTPGDTLIETAHLWNSTLEDKVVDIKNWVSCPSPMGLISIHNIPGFSLPAGFDFTGDVFSYVFAGSEPEGTYSLGARLIHSVTGDILSQDFVPVSFGPVAMKEWTYLVYIAADNNLEDAGIDDFLEMATVGSSDDVNIVVQFDRISGYDTSYEDWKTTKRFLITPGMTPTPANALMDIGEANMGDMQVLKDFVEWGITNYPANKYALVLWNHGSGILPKLGEQAVRGVCWDDTNGGYLTMDEVETALSGKMMNFLGYDACLMAMIEVAYEPKVSSEVMVGSEETEPWDGWPYDPILAQLTANPGMDAAMLGSITVREYINSYPADPYVTLSAVNTTAALDNLATAVSNLADAMVACGEWTNIKAARSAAEDFGTGVDLYDFAEEIYYQVTDPTVQSAAIAVGSAINNAVIAEAHHSGHPGAHGLVIYFPTSGPSASYLSTNFANNTTWDEFLAEYATH, from the coding sequence ATGTTAAAAAGAATAAGTATCTTTTTAGGAGTAGTGATTTTAAGTGGGTTTATTGGGATAGCAAATTTAGAGGCACAAGATTATGGAATTGATATCTCCACAAATCAATCGGGTTATACCCCAGGGGATACCTTGATAGAAACTGCCCATCTCTGGAACTCAACTTTAGAAGATAAAGTGGTAGATATAAAAAATTGGGTTAGTTGTCCTTCACCAATGGGATTAATCTCAATTCATAACATTCCGGGGTTTTCATTACCCGCTGGGTTTGATTTCACCGGGGATGTATTTTCCTATGTATTTGCAGGCTCTGAGCCAGAAGGAACATACAGTCTGGGAGCAAGATTAATTCATTCTGTTACTGGTGATATTTTAAGTCAGGATTTTGTCCCGGTTAGCTTCGGCCCTGTTGCTATGAAGGAATGGACATATCTGGTTTATATTGCGGCGGATAATAATTTAGAGGATGCAGGGATTGATGATTTTCTTGAAATGGCAACAGTTGGCTCAAGTGATGATGTAAATATAGTTGTTCAGTTTGACCGTATTTCCGGGTATGATACAAGTTATGAAGATTGGAAAACTACAAAGAGATTTTTAATTACGCCGGGTATGACGCCGACACCAGCAAATGCTTTAATGGATATAGGTGAGGCAAATATGGGCGATATGCAGGTATTAAAAGACTTTGTGGAATGGGGAATAACCAATTATCCTGCAAATAAATATGCCCTTGTGCTCTGGAATCACGGCAGTGGCATATTGCCAAAATTGGGAGAACAAGCAGTCAGAGGTGTATGCTGGGATGATACAAATGGTGGTTATTTAACGATGGATGAGGTAGAAACAGCACTCTCTGGCAAAATGATGAATTTCTTAGGTTATGATGCGTGTCTGATGGCGATGATTGAGGTTGCTTATGAACCTAAAGTCTCATCAGAGGTAATGGTTGGTTCAGAAGAAACCGAGCCATGGGATGGTTGGCCATATGACCCAATTCTGGCACAACTGACTGCTAATCCAGGTATGGATGCCGCTATGTTAGGTTCAATTACGGTAAGAGAGTATATTAATTCTTATCCGGCGGATCCTTATGTAACATTATCTGCGGTCAATACTACAGCCGCTCTGGATAATTTAGCCACTGCGGTAAGTAACCTGGCGGATGCAATGGTTGCCTGCGGAGAATGGACTAACATTAAAGCCGCTCGCTCAGCCGCAGAAGATTTTGGAACTGGCGTTGACCTCTATGATTTTGCCGAAGAGATTTACTATCAAGTTACAGACCCTACGGTTCAAAGTGCCGCAATAGCGGTAGGAAGTGCGATTAATAATGCGGTCATTGCCGAAGCACATCACTCAGGTCATCCAGGGGCCCATGGGCTGGTTATATATTTTCCAACCAGTGGTCCTTCTGCAAGTTATCTTTCGACTAACTTTGCAAATAATACAACCTGGGATGAATTTTTAGCTGAATACGCCACCCATTAA
- the murC gene encoding UDP-N-acetylmuramate--L-alanine ligase, protein MRYHFVGIAGSGMSALAQILSDANVSGSDRYYDLGINTELFDKFKTAGISMFKQDGSGIEEDVNKVIVSTAIEDDNPDIKKAREKNIPVVRRAELLAEIFNASKVGIGVTGTSGKTTTTAMIGVILHQLGLAPTIINGGIMKDFNNNCLKGNSELMIIEADESDGSCELYKPTIGVVTNIHLDHKPLDELEVIFSKFATNVKETLILNADCHPDLKSKTSFGIEKKATIHPTKLKLYPQKSHFSLENTQYILPLPGIHNVYNALAAIAVVKTLGFSDKEISEALGKFKGIKRRLEIVGKKKGITVIDDYAHNPDKIKATLITLKGQFPKVIVIFQPHGFGPTRLLKQGFIQIFKEELRPEDILYMPEIYYVGGTATKDISSNDIITALQKEGLQAIYCPERRKIIPQVIEKVSSGEAVIIMGARDDTLSKFCLDILAKL, encoded by the coding sequence ATGAGGTATCATTTTGTCGGTATTGCTGGAAGTGGAATGAGTGCCTTAGCCCAAATACTTTCTGATGCTAATGTCTCAGGCTCGGATAGATATTATGATTTGGGCATTAATACTGAACTTTTTGATAAATTTAAAACTGCAGGAATCTCCATGTTTAAACAAGATGGCTCTGGAATTGAAGAAGATGTTAATAAAGTCATTGTCTCTACTGCTATTGAAGATGACAATCCTGATATTAAAAAAGCCAGAGAGAAAAATATACCTGTTGTGAGACGAGCAGAACTATTAGCTGAGATTTTCAATGCCAGTAAGGTAGGAATTGGAGTTACCGGCACAAGCGGGAAAACAACTACCACAGCAATGATTGGCGTTATCCTGCATCAACTTGGTTTAGCACCAACGATTATCAACGGCGGGATAATGAAAGATTTTAACAATAATTGTTTGAAAGGTAATTCAGAATTAATGATCATCGAGGCAGATGAAAGCGACGGTTCTTGTGAGTTATATAAACCAACTATTGGCGTGGTGACAAATATTCACCTGGACCATAAACCCTTAGATGAACTTGAAGTTATTTTCTCCAAATTTGCCACAAATGTCAAAGAAACACTTATCTTAAATGCAGATTGTCATCCAGATTTAAAATCAAAAACGAGTTTTGGCATTGAAAAAAAGGCAACCATTCATCCAACAAAATTAAAATTATACCCACAAAAATCTCATTTCTCCCTTGAAAATACCCAATATATCCTTCCCTTACCGGGAATTCATAATGTTTATAATGCTTTAGCGGCTATTGCCGTGGTTAAGACTTTAGGTTTTAGCGACAAAGAAATAAGTGAAGCGTTGGGTAAGTTTAAAGGGATAAAAAGGCGACTTGAGATAGTTGGCAAAAAAAAAGGAATTACGGTCATAGATGATTATGCCCATAATCCGGACAAGATTAAAGCCACACTTATTACCCTTAAAGGACAATTCCCAAAAGTTATCGTTATCTTCCAACCCCATGGTTTTGGTCCAACTCGATTATTAAAACAAGGATTTATCCAGATATTTAAAGAAGAATTAAGACCAGAGGATATTTTATATATGCCAGAGATTTACTATGTCGGCGGCACAGCGACAAAGGATATTTCTTCAAATGACATTATTACCGCTTTGCAAAAAGAGGGATTACAGGCAATCTATTGCCCGGAGCGAAGAAAGATAATTCCTCAGGTTATTGAAAAGGTTTCGTCTGGCGAGGCAGTAATCATTATGGGGGCACGGGATGATACCTTATCTAAATTTTGCCTGGATATTTTAGCGAAATTATAG